AACAGTTTTATCAGTTCCTTTTAAAGCATCTGCAATATCTTGGACGATAAAAGGACTAACTGTTGTTCTTGCACCTATCCAAAGAATATCAATATCATGTTTTAAGGCTAAATCTACGTGATTAGCATTTGCTACTTCTGTTGTGGTTAACAATCCTGTTTCTTCTTTTGCACGTTGCATCCACTTGAGTCCAAGAGCTCCAACACCTTCAAAATTTCCTGGTCGTGTTCTAGGTTTCCAAATTCCTGCTCTAAAAACCGTTGCATCACTATCTTTTAATTGGTGAGCAATTTTTAGTACTTGCTCTTCTGTTTCTGCGCTACATGGCCCAGCAATAACTAGTGGATGATCTAATCCAAAAGCGTCTAGCCAATTTCTAAGTTCCTTTTTATTTTCCATTTTTTCTTTTTCTTATCTCTATTTAATTCCGTTAAGAATTTGCTTTATATAGTTTGTGTTTTCCATTTCTTGGTATACAGAGTCAAAATTGTCTTGCTCCATCAAGCTTTTGAAATGTTTTAAGTTGTTTATGTATTCGTCTAATGTTTCTATAACATTGGTTTTATTTTGTTCAAAAATTGGTGTCCACATCGCTGGACTACTTTTTGCTAAACGTACTGTACTTTCAAAACCACTGCCCGCCATATCAAAAATATCACGTTCGTTTTTTTCTTTTTCGATAACTGTTTTTCCTAACATAAATGCACTAATATGTGACAGATGCGACATGTAAGCAATGTGCCTATCATGTGCTTTAGGGTTCATATAGCGTATGCGCATACCTAAGTCTCTAAAAAGCTCTAAAGCTTTCTCCTGAAGTTTAAAAGCTGTTTCTTCGACCTCACAAATAATGTTAGTTTTATCTTGAAATAAACCTTTTACCGCTGCTTTTGGACCTGAAAATTCTGTACCTGCAATTGGGTGTGCAGACAGATAATGTCGTCTGTTTGGATGATATTTTACTTTATCACAAATATCTTCTTTGGTAGAACCAACATCAAAAACAATGGTGTTCTCTCCAATATTATCAAGAACTTCTGGCAAATAATTAAGAGTTGCGTCTACAGGAATTGCAACAATAACCATATCGGTTTCTTTAAGCTGATTTATAGTTGCTGATTTATCGATAATCCCAAGCGAAATAGCTTCATCTAAATGTGCTTTATTCTTATCGATACCATAAATAATTGACTTTGGATATTTTGTCTTGATATCTAAAGCAAAACTGCCACCTATTAACCCAACTCCTATGATTGCTACACTCTTCATTTTACTTTACTCTAGCTATAGCTTCTTTGATTACTGACTCTTCTTCACAAATAGAAAACCTAACATAACCTTCGCCATTACTTCCAAAAACGGTTCCTGGAGCCACAAAAATACTGTGCTCTTTTAGTACTAAATCAGTAAACTCTTCACTCTTTATATGTTCAGGTAATTTTGCCCAGACAAATAATCCAGATACATCATCATTACAAGTACAGTTTAGTGATTCAGCTAATTCCCATACTAATTCACGTCTTTTTCTGTAAATACTATTTAAACTTTCGAACCACATCTCAGAACTCTTAAGTGCTTCTACTGCTCCTTTTTGTATGCCATAAAACATTCCAGAATCCATATTACTCTTAACTTTTAAAACTGCATTTACATAATCGTAATTACCAACAACCATTCCTGCACGCCAACCTGCCATATTGAATGTTTTACTGATTGAATTCAATTCTAAACATACATCTTTCGCTTGCCTATATTGTAATATACTTTTTGGCTTATCGTTTAGAATAAAGCTATATGGATTATCATTTACAATTAAGATATCATGGCGCTTTCCAAAAGCGATAACATCGTCATAAAATTTGTGAGACGCATTATTTCCTGTTGGCATATTTGGATAATTAATCCACATGATTTTTACCTTACTTAAATCCATACGCTCTAAAGTCACAAAATCTGGTAACCAGTTATTTTCTTCTTTTAAATCATAAAAAACAGGCTCAGCTTCTAATAATTTTGCAACACTAGCATAAGTTGGATATCCTGGATTTGGAATTAAAACACCATCACCTTTATTTAAAAAAGCCATAGAAATATGCATGACACCTTCTTTACTTCCCATTAATGGCAAAACTTCGGTTTTTGCGCTTAATGAGACTCTATAATGCCTTTTGTAGAAATCCGCAACAGCATCTCTAAACTCAGGAATACCTTGGTAACTTTGATACTTGTGCGCTCCTGCATGATGAAGACTTTCCTCTAAAGCCATAATAGCTTTTAATGGTGGATCTAAATCTGGGCTACCAATACCAAGGTTAATAATAGGCTTACCTTGAGACTTTAAAAAAGCCACTTCTTTAAGTTTTACAGAAAAGTAGTATTCTTCTACCTGCTTAAGTCGTTCTGCTACTTCTATCATGATTTTGCGTTTTTATATTCCCCTAAAATCTTAAAATTTTCTGCCATAATATTTACAATAGATTTTGCTTTTTTGTAATCTGTGTACTCATCAAAGGTAACATCTATAAAGAAAGCATACTTCCAAGGCATATCAATCTTTGGTAAAGATTGAATTT
This DNA window, taken from Winogradskyella sp. PC-19, encodes the following:
- a CDS encoding prephenate dehydrogenase is translated as MKSVAIIGVGLIGGSFALDIKTKYPKSIIYGIDKNKAHLDEAISLGIIDKSATINQLKETDMVIVAIPVDATLNYLPEVLDNIGENTIVFDVGSTKEDICDKVKYHPNRRHYLSAHPIAGTEFSGPKAAVKGLFQDKTNIICEVEETAFKLQEKALELFRDLGMRIRYMNPKAHDRHIAYMSHLSHISAFMLGKTVIEKEKNERDIFDMAGSGFESTVRLAKSSPAMWTPIFEQNKTNVIETLDEYINNLKHFKSLMEQDNFDSVYQEMENTNYIKQILNGIK
- a CDS encoding pyridoxal phosphate-dependent aminotransferase, with amino-acid sequence MIEVAERLKQVEEYYFSVKLKEVAFLKSQGKPIINLGIGSPDLDPPLKAIMALEESLHHAGAHKYQSYQGIPEFRDAVADFYKRHYRVSLSAKTEVLPLMGSKEGVMHISMAFLNKGDGVLIPNPGYPTYASVAKLLEAEPVFYDLKEENNWLPDFVTLERMDLSKVKIMWINYPNMPTGNNASHKFYDDVIAFGKRHDILIVNDNPYSFILNDKPKSILQYRQAKDVCLELNSISKTFNMAGWRAGMVVGNYDYVNAVLKVKSNMDSGMFYGIQKGAVEALKSSEMWFESLNSIYRKRRELVWELAESLNCTCNDDVSGLFVWAKLPEHIKSEEFTDLVLKEHSIFVAPGTVFGSNGEGYVRFSICEEESVIKEAIARVK